From a single Miscanthus floridulus cultivar M001 chromosome 8, ASM1932011v1, whole genome shotgun sequence genomic region:
- the LOC136474152 gene encoding LOW QUALITY PROTEIN: pentatricopeptide repeat-containing protein At3g04130, mitochondrial-like (The sequence of the model RefSeq protein was modified relative to this genomic sequence to represent the inferred CDS: deleted 1 base in 1 codon) encodes MPLRGLRRRGHCYEAGRTLLRLSLRRSSSSSSSAAPPNQSSNSAALTAEEEAAAGEIKSSLLRARKGSVEDLVRALAAECSEFRLTSGVADSLLRRCGDDWKSALGFFLWAQSRGGGYSHTPYACNRMVDLLGKMRQIDRMWDLLSEMHCRGLVTVDTIAKSIRRLAAARRWRDAILLFDQLEDLGLERNTEAMNVLLDALCKEKKVELAREVFVMLSPHIAPDAYTFNIFVHGWCSVRRIDEAMWTMEEMKNRGFPPIVITYTAVLEAYCKQRNFRRVCEVLDSMSSQGCHPNVITYTMIMTSLTKCERFEEALSVSDRMKSSGCKPDTLFYNALINLLGRAGHLFEANQVFRVEMPRNGVPRNVATYNTMISILCQYGRDDDALDVLKEMEAQSCKPDLQTYQPLLRLLFGRRGQAGAIHRLLSELRDRNGLGLDLDTYTLLIHGLCRVGETDWAYQLYDEMVGSEIVPRPKTCELLLSETRRQNMEAYVERIRNDVISFGLSP; translated from the exons ATGCCTCTGCGCGGTCTCCGGCGCCGGGGCCATTGCTACGAGGCCGGGAGGACCCTGCTACGCCTCTCCCTCCGCagatcatcgtcgtcatcatcgtccgCCGCACCTCCGAACCAAAGTTCCAACAGCGCCGCACTCACGGCGGAGGAAGAGGCGGCGGCCGGA GAAATCAAGAGCTCGCTCCTCAGGGCACGCAAGGGGAGCGTCGAGGACCTGGTCCGGGCCCTCGCGGCGGAGTGCTCTGAGTTCCGTCTGACGAGCGGCGTAGCGGACAGCCTGCTGCGCAGGTGCGGGGACGACTGGAAATCCGCGCTGGGTTTCTTCCTGTGGGCGCAGTCGCGGGGCGGAGGCTACTCCCACACGCCGTACGCCTGCAACCGGATGGTCGACCTGCTCGGGAAGATGAGGCAGATCGATCGGATGTGGGATCTGCTGTCTGAAATGCATTGCAGGGGGCTCGTCACTGTGGACACTATCGCCAAGAGCATCAGGAGGCTTGCCGCTGCGAGGAGGTGGAGGGATGCCATTCTGTTGTTTGATCAGTTGGAGGACTTGGGACTGGAGAGGAACACGGAGGCCATGAATGTGCTGCTCGATGCGCTCTGCAAGGAGAAGAAAGTCGAATTGGCACGTGAGGTATTTGTCATGCTCAGCCCACATATCGCACCAGATGCTTACACTTTCAACATCTTCGTCCATGGGTGGTGCAGTGTGCGTAGAATTGATGAAGCAATGTGGACGATGGAGGAGATGAAAAACAGGGGGTTCCCTCCTATTGTCATCACATACACTGCTGTTCTTGAGGCTTACTGTAAGCAGCGCAACTTCAGGAGGGTCTGTGAAGTCCTTGATTCCATGAGTTCTCAGGGCTGCCATCCAAATGTGATCACTTACACAATGATCATGACCTCACTGACAAAATGTGAAAGGTTTGAAGAAGCTCTGAGTGTTTCGGATAGAATGAAGTCCTCTGGTTGTAAGCCTGATACCTTGTTCTACAATGCCCTGATCAACCTTCTTGGTAGAGCAGGTCATTTGTTTGAAGCTAACCAAGTATTTCGTGTGGAGATGCCAAGGAATGGTGTGCCCCGCAATGTGGCCACTTATAACACCATGATATCAATTCTTTGCCAATATGGGCGAGATGATGATGCTCTCGATGTATTGAAAGAAATGGAAGCACAATCCTGCAAACCTGATCTTCAGACATATCAACCACTTCTTAGACTATTGTTTGGTAGAAGAGGGCAAGCTGGTGCCATTCACCGTTTGTTGAGTGAGCTTCGTGATAGGAACGGTCTAGGGCTAGATCTTGATACATATACCCTTCTGATCCATGGTCTTTGCAGGGTCGGTGAAACTGATTGGGCTTATCAACTCTATGATGAGATGGTAGGTAGTGAAATTGTACCTAGACCTAAAACATGCGAGTTACTTTTGAGTGAGACTCGGAGACAAAACATGGAAGCGTACGTGGAAAGAATTCGGAATGATGTAATTTCCTTTGGCCTTTCTCCGTAA